The DNA segment AGCGTGCCGTTCTCGCGGAGCGCGATGATGCTCCACTTCTTGTCCTCGCTGCTGTCGCCCTTGGTGAGGGAGACGATGAGCGGGCTCACCGAGTAGACCTTGTCGACCTCCCAGCCGCGGGCCGGCTTGTAGGTCCACTTGGCCTTGCCGGTGGCGGGGTCGAGCTCCTCGATCTGCTGCTGCGGGTTGTTCACGTCGCCGGTGCGGCAGTTGACCGCGGCGATGAGCTTGGGGCCGCCGGCGAACGCGAAGGGCTGGCAGTTGCCGCTCCGCTTGCCGAAGACCTCCTTGCCGTCGCTGACCCGGTAGGCGTTGGCGGCGCCGGTGCGGCCGGCCGTCACGGTGTCACCGCTGATGGCCATGGAGAAGTCCGACATCATGTCGAAGAGGCCGCTCTTCTTGACCTCCTTCTTCCACCCCGCCTCGCCGGTGTTGAGGTCGATCTGCTGGAGGACCGAGCAGTCGGCCTTGTCCGTGGTGCCGTTCTTGACCGCGAGGACGATCTTGCCGTCCGTGGTGGTCTGCTCGGGCGCGGAGCAGAGGTCGGCGGGCAGCTTGAGCGTCCACTGCTGCTCGCCGTCGGCCACCGAGTAGCCGGAGACGGTGCGGTACATGCCCTTGACGATGGTGTCGCCGACGATCCAGGGGCCGTAGACGTCCGCGCCGTTGCGCGGCAGGTCCACGTCGTTCTTCTGGAGCCAGAGGACCTTGGCCTCGCCGTCCTTGCGGCCGCTGTTGAGGTCCTCGTCGTCCCGCCCGGTGCCGTTGCCGTCGCCCTTGTCGACGGTGGGCGACGCGGAAGGCTTCTGCGACGCCTGCTCGCTCTTCTTGGCGACCGGCTTCTCGTCGTCGTCGCCGTCACCGCTCGTCGCGAACCAGACGCCGGCGCCTATGACCAGGAGCGCGGCGACGGCGGCGCTGATGATCACGACCGGCTTGCGCTTGAACGGGCCGGAGCCGCCGGGGCCGGGCGGCACGGGCGCGCCGGGGTACTGCTGCGGCGGGAAGCCGTAACCGGGCTGGGTGGGCTGACCGTAGGGGCCCGGCTGCTGCTGCGGCTGCCCGTACGGGCCGGGCTGCTGGCTGTACGGGCCCGGCTGCTGGGGCTGCTGCCCGTAGGGGCCGGGCTGCTGACCGTACGGGCCCGGCTGCTGCGGGTAGCCGTAGCCGGGCTGGGTGGGCGGCGGGGTGGCGGGGGCCTGGGGCGGCGCGGCGGGCGGCGGCGGTGTCTGCGGCGGGCCCTGGGGCGGCTGCGGTACCCCGTGCGGCGGCTCCTGCGGAGCGCCGAAGCCTCCCTGCGGCGGTTGCTGTCCGGGCGGCTGGGTCATCAGCACGTCCCCCCTTCGTGCGGTCCGGTGCCCGTTCCGGACTCCCCCGCGATCCCGCCGGTGGTCCGCGGGACGGTCACGACCCCCTGGACCATGGCGAAATGGAGCGAATCGGGCATGGCTTCCGCAGTGTTACGTCATCGAGCGGGACTTCTTTGTACCACCCGCCCCACGGGGCCTCCCGGTTCGGTCCGCCCCTGTTCCCAAGGGCGGACCGGGTCGTGATATCGCCGTGATGCTCCGGACCGTCAGTTCCCGAAGGCGACCATGGATCGGGTCTCCTCCTCGTCCCCGTCGTCCACCCCGCTGATCCGGGTCTGCACGAGGAGGCTGCGCCCGTCGGCGTACACGACGCGCGGGTCGAAGAAGCCGCGCTCCATCTCGGCGCCGGACGCCGGGTGCCGCAGCACGAAGCGCGGGGTGCCGCCGGTGGCGGGGAGGGTGGCGATCCCGCCGCCCTTCTTCCGGCTCGGCTGCACGTACATCACCAGCTTGCCGTCCTCGACGCGCAGCGGGGTGAGCGGCTGGTCGGGCGCCGAGGTGGCGGACCAGCGGAACTTGCCGGTGCTCAGGTCGAAGGCGGCGACCTTGTTCACGTAGTCGTGTTCCGGGTCGGTCTTGGTCTTCAGGTAGAACGTGTTCGCGTCGGCGGCGACGCCGAGGCAGTTGTCCAGGTTCCCGCTGAGCGAGCCGAGGTCGTCGTCGCACTTGGGCTCGTAGTCGCCCGGCCCGCCGGAGAGCCGGGAGCGGTAGCTGCCGTCCGCGTTGAGCACGATCACGGCCCACTTGTCCGGGCTCATCAGCGAGACGATCGGCGGGTCGGCCGAGTAGATCTGCTTGATCTCCCAGTCCTTGTCGGTCTTGAGCCTGTACGTCCACAGCGTCTTGCCGGTGGCCGGGTCGATGCGTTCGAGACGCTGGTTCTTGTACTGGTCGTCGGAGGTGTGACAGCTGACGGCCGCGAGGGCGACCGGGCCGCTGGCGAGGCCGAACGGCTGGCACGTGCCGGTCCGTTCGCCGAACAGCTTCTTGCCGTCGCTGACCCGGAAACCCTCGGTGCGGCTCGTGCGGCCCACGGTCACGGTGTCGCCGTTGATGGCCATCGCGAGGTCGGAGAGCCCGTCCCACAGGCCCTTGCGGACGAACGACTTGCGCCAGCCGAGCTCGCCGGTACGCATGTCGACCATCTGGAGGGTGTCGCAGTCGGAGCCCTCGGTGGTGTCCTGCCGGAGCCCGAGGACGATCTTGCCGTCCTCGGTGGGCCGGGAGGGCGCCCCGCACATCCGGGTGGGCAGCCGCAGGCTCCAGAGTTCGGTGCCGTCCGCCATGGAGTAGCCGGAGACGGTGTGGAACATGGCCCTGACGACGGTGTCCCCGGCGAACCAGGGGCCGAACACGTCGTCGCCGTAGCGCGGCAGGTCCACGCCGCTGCGCTGGAGCCACCGGACCTTCGCCTCGCCGGACCCGGCGCCGGCGTTGATGGTCCGGGTCTCCTCCTCCGGGCTGATCACCGGCTCACCCGTGGCCTTGCCCTTGCCCTCGTCCCCGGTCGGCGAGGGGGCCGCGGTGGGCTTCGCGGAGTGGCTGGGCCCCGCCACGGGCTTGTCGTCGTCCCCGTTCCCGGCGGTGGCGAACCATATTCCGCCGCCGGCCAGCAGCGCCACGGCCACCACAGCGCCGACGATCTTCGCGGTCCGGCCCCGGAAGGGCCCGCCGCGCGGCGGCCGGGGGGCGGGGGCGGCGTACTGATGGGTGGGCAGTTGGTGCAGCCCCGGCTGCGCGTACGGGCCGGGCTGCTGGTACGGGCCGGGCGGCGGCTGGGGGGCGGGCTGCGGCTGGGGGCCGGGCTGCTGGTACGGGCCGGGCTGCGGCTGCGCGTAGCCCTGTGGCGGGAATCCGTAGCCGGGCTGCGCGGGCGGGTCGTACGGTGCCCCGAACTCGCCCTCGGGCGGCCGCTGTCCGGGCGGCTGACTCATCGCCCCGTCCCCCTGTTCCGTTGTCACTTGTCAGGCGTCCTCGGCCAGTTCGAGCCAGCGCATCTCCAGCACATCGCGTTCCGCGACGAGTTCGCGCAGTTCGGCGTCCAGCTTCGCGACCTTCTCGAAGTCCGTGGCGTGCTCGGCGATCTGCGCGTGCAGGGTCGTCTCGCGGGTGGACATCTTCTCCAGCTGCCGCTCGACCTTCTGGAGCTCCTTCTTGGCGGCGCGGGCCGCCTGCGCGGAGACGGCGGGCGCCGGGGCGGCGGTCTGCGACGCGGCGGCCGGGGCCGCGGCGGCGGGCGCCGACGTCTCGGCCTGGCGCTGCCTGCGCTCCAGGTACTCGTCGATGCCGCGCGGCAGCATACGCAGCGACTTGTCGCCGAGGAGGGCCATGACCCGGTCCGTGGTGCGCTCGACGAAGAACCGGTCGTGGGAGATCACGATCATGGAGCCGGGCCAGCCGTCGAGCAGGTCCTCCAGCTGGGTCAGGGTCTCGATGTCGAGGTCGTTGGTCGGCTCGTCGAGGAAGAGGACGTTGGGCTCGTCCATCAGCAGCCGCAGGATCTGGAGCCGGCGCCGCTCACCGCCGGAAAGGTCGCCCACGGGCGTCCACTGCTTCTCCTTGGCGAAACCGAACTGCTCGCAGAGCTGGCCGGCGGTCATCTCGCGGCCCTTGCCGAGGTCCACCCGGTCCCGCACCTGCTGCACGGCCTCCAGGACGCGCAGGTTCGGGTCGAGCTCGTGGACCTCCTGGGAGAGGTAGGCGAGCCGGACGGTCTTGCCGACGACGATCCGCCCGGCGGCCGGCTGCACCTCGCCCTCGCTGCGGGCGGCCTCGGCGAGCGCCCGCAGCAGCGACGTCTTGCCGGCGCCGTTGACGCCGACGAGGCCGACGCGGTCGCCGGGGCCGAGCTGCCAGGTGAGGTGGGTGAGCAGGGTCTTGGGGCCCGCCTGGACGGTCACGTCCTCCAGGTCGAACACGGTCTTGCCGAGCCGGGCGTTGGCGAACTTCATCAGCTCGCTGGTGTCGCGCGGCGGCGGCACGTCCGCGATCAGCTCGTTGGCGGCCTCGATGCGGTAGCGCGGCTTGGCGGTACGGGCGGGGGCGCCGCGCCGCAGCCAGGCCAGCTCCTTGCGCATCAGGTTCTGCCGCTTGGTCTCCTCGGTGGCGGCGATCCGCTCCCGTTCGGCGCGGGCGAACACGTAGTCGCTGTAGCCGCCCTCGTACTCGTGGACCGTGCCGCGCTGGACGTCCCACATGCGGGTGCAGACCTGGTCCAGGAACCAGCGGTCGTGGGTGACGCAGACCAGGGCGGAGCGGCGGGCGCGCAGATGGCCGGCGAGCCAGGAGATGCCCTCGACGTCGAGGTGGTTGGTGGGCTCGTCGAGGACGATCAGGTCCTGGTCGGCGATGAGCAGCTTGGCGAGGGCGATCCGGCGCCGCTCGCCGCCGGAGAGCGGCGCGATGACGGTGTCCAGGCCATCGGCGAAGCCGGGCAGGTCGAGCCCGCCGAACAGGCCGGTGAGCACGTCGCGGATCTTGGCGCTGCCCGCCCACTCGTGGTCGGCGAGGTCGCCGATGACCTCGTGCCGGATGGTGGCCTGGGGGTCCAGCGAGTCGTGCTGGGTGAGCACGCCCAGGCGCAGGCCGCCGCTGTGCGTGACGCGGCCGGTGTCCGCCTCCTCCAGCTTGGCGATCATCCGGATCAGGGTCGTCTTGCCGTCGCCGTTGCGGCCGACGACGCCGATCCGGTCCCCCTCGGAGACGCCGAGGGAGACTCCGTCGAGCAGGGCACGGGTGCCGTACACCTTGCTGACCTGCTCGACATTGATGAGGTTGACGGCCACGAACGCTCCAGCTACGAGGAAGATTCCGGCCTCCAGCGTAGTCGCCGCCGTACGGACCTCCGTACGAGCGCCCGCCCCGCCCGGTGTACGTTGCGCGCATCGATCAAGGGGTGGGGAGTCTCGATGACACTGCGTACCGTGCGTGGCCTGGTGCCCGCACTGCTGGCCGCGGCCGTGCTGACCGGTTGCTCGTCGGAGCCGGACACCGGCGACGGCGCGAAGGCGGGGAAGTCCGCGGCGCCCGCCGTGAAGGCGGCGGCCAAGGGCGGCACGGTCGGGGGCGCGGGCTCCGGCTGCGAGCTGCCGGTGACGTTCGACCTGGCGAAGGACTGGAAGCCGAAGGCGGTCGAGATCGATCCGGACTCGGAGTTCGCCGAGCTGGCGAAGCAGGGCCCGGTCACGATGGCCTGCGAGATCGACGCGAAGCCGGCGGGGCGGATCGGCTTCCTGCGCGTCTGGCAGGCGAAGGGCTCCGACGCCTCGGCGCGCAAGGCGCTGGAGGGCTTCGTCGGGGCGGACAATCAGCCTTCGAAGATCACCTACCAGCAGGTCACCGTGGGCGGTCTGGCCGTCACCGAGGCGACGTACACGACCTACAGCGCGCTGCTGGAGGAGGACATGCGCGCCCACGCCTTCGCCGTCGCGACCCCGAAGGGCCCGGTCGTGGTGGGCCTGGACGGCATGGACGAGGTGGAGATCGGGGACATGCTCCCGGCGTACGAACTCGCCAAGAAGTCCGTACGGGTGGGCTGAGCGCTACACGACCGTCGCGCCCCGCGCCGGGGAGGACGCCGTGCGCGCCGTGCGGCAGGTGCCGGACGCGGTGAGGGCGGCGGCCACCCGGTCCGCCGCCGCCGCGTCCTCCGTGAGGAACGCGGTCGTCGGGCCCGAGCCGGAGACCAGGGCGGCCAGCGCGCCCGCCTCCGTGCCCGCGGCCAGGGTCGCGGCCAGGGAGGGACGCAGGGAGAGCGCGGGGGCCTGGAGGTCATTGCCCAGGGTGGCGGCCAGGGCCTTCGCGTCGCCCGTGCGCAGGGCGTCCAGGAGGGCGTCCGACGCGGCCGGTTCCGGGACGCGGGTGCCCTCCGTGAGCCGGTCGAACTCGCGGTAGACCGCGGGCGTGGAGAGCCCGCCGTCCGCCACCGCGAACACCCAGTGGAACGTGCCGCCCACCTCGACCGGGGTCAGCAGCTCGCCCCGCCCTGTGCCGAGGGCGGCGCCGCCGACCAGGCTGAACGGCACGTCGCTGCCCAGCTCCGCGCAGAGGGCGAGCAGGTCCTCGCGCGGGGTGCCGGTCCCCCACAGCGCGTCGCAGGCCAGCAGGGCTCCGGCCCCGTCCGCGCTGCCGCCCGCCATGCCGCCGGCGACCGGGATGTCCTTGTCGATGTGGATGTGCACGTCGGGCGCGATGCCGTGCCGGGCGGCGAGGGCGGACGCCGCCCGCGCGGCCAGGTTGGACGCGTCGAGCGGGACCTGTGCCGCGTCGGGCCCGGAGCAGGTGATCCGGAGGCTGTCGGCCGGGGTGACGGTGACCTCGTCGTACAGGCCGACCGCGAGGAAGACGTTGGCCAGGTCGTGGAAGCCGTCCGGGCGCGCGGCGCCGACCGCGAGCTGGACGTTGACCTTGGCGGGAACCCGTACGGTGACGCTCATCGGGCACTCCCGGTCTCGGTGTCGGTGTCGGTGCCGGTGCCGGTCCCGATGCCGGTGTCGGTGTCAGTGCCGGTGTCGTTCCCGGTCGTCGTCGGCTTGTTCTCGGCGACCGCCGCGAACTCCTCGATGGTCAGGGACTCGCCGCGCGCCTGCGGCGAGACACCGGCCGCGAGCAGGGCGGCCTCGGCGGCGGGCGCGGAGCCGGCCCAGCCCGCCAGTGCCGCACGCAGGGTCTTGCGGCGCTGGGCGAACGCGGCGTCCACGACCGCGAAGACCTCTTCCTTGCTCGCCGTCGTCGCCACGGGTTCGCGGCGGCGGACCAGCGAGACGAGCCCGGAGTCGACGTTGGGCGCGGGCCAGAACACCTTGCGGCCGATGGACCCGGCGCGCTTGACGTCGGTGTACCAGTTGGCCTTCACGGAGGGCACGCCGTAGACCTTGTTGCCGGGGCGGGCGGCCAGCCGGTCGGCGACCTCGGCCTGCACCATGACGAGGGTCCGCTCGATGCTGGGGAAGCGGTCGAGCACGGTGAGCAGCACCGGCACGGCGACGTTGTACGGCAGGTTGGCGACCAGCGCGGTGGGCGCGGGCCCCGGCAGTTCCCGTACGAGCATGGCGTCGGAGTGCACCAGCGCGAAGCGGTCGGCGCGGGCGGGCATCCGGGCGGCGACGGTGGCGGGCAGGGCCGCCGCGAGTACGTCGTCGATCTCGACGGCCACGACGCGGTCCGCGACCTCAAGGAGCGCGAGGGTCAGCGAGCCGAGTCCCGGCCCGACCTCGACCACCACGTCGTCCGGCCGAACCTCCGCCGTCCGCACGATCCGGCGGACCGTGTTGGCGTCGATGACGAAGTTCTGCCCGCGCTGCTTGGTGGGGCGTACGCCGAGGGTCGCGGCCAGTTCGCGGACGTCTGCGGGGCCCAGGAGGGCGTCGGGCTCAGTGGTACTCACCTGTAAAGCGTAAGGCGCCCCGCCCCGGACGCCCGCCACCCGTCGCCGTCCGCTCAGTAGTCGAACGCCCTCGCCGTGTTGTCCGCGATCGCCTCCGCCAGCGTGTCCTCGTCCAGGCCCCTGACCTCCGCCATCGCCCGCAGCGTCACCGGGATCAGATACGGGGCGTTGGGGCGTCCCCGGTACGGGGCCGGGGTCAGGAACGGGGCGTCCGTCTCGACGAGGACCAGTTCC comes from the Streptomyces sp. NBC_00525 genome and includes:
- a CDS encoding outer membrane protein assembly factor BamB family protein; amino-acid sequence: MTQPPGQQPPQGGFGAPQEPPHGVPQPPQGPPQTPPPPAAPPQAPATPPPTQPGYGYPQQPGPYGQQPGPYGQQPQQPGPYSQQPGPYGQPQQQPGPYGQPTQPGYGFPPQQYPGAPVPPGPGGSGPFKRKPVVIISAAVAALLVIGAGVWFATSGDGDDDEKPVAKKSEQASQKPSASPTVDKGDGNGTGRDDEDLNSGRKDGEAKVLWLQKNDVDLPRNGADVYGPWIVGDTIVKGMYRTVSGYSVADGEQQWTLKLPADLCSAPEQTTTDGKIVLAVKNGTTDKADCSVLQQIDLNTGEAGWKKEVKKSGLFDMMSDFSMAISGDTVTAGRTGAANAYRVSDGKEVFGKRSGNCQPFAFAGGPKLIAAVNCRTGDVNNPQQQIEELDPATGKAKWTYKPARGWEVDKVYSVSPLIVSLTKGDSSEDKKWSIIALRENGTLRSQLVGDKGDKFAPDCGGGFTIFGKQLQGCTGVAADANTFYMATQDDTSGSARTNKVVAFNLNTGKPKWKANAPEAQTMKPLGMEGGDVLLYIDGGYSKGGGIATLAPSGGSPKMVLQHPDSTSAIERSFYNPTILYADGRSFIASGRVSAGNDKEELETKTMMAFGN
- a CDS encoding outer membrane protein assembly factor BamB family protein, which translates into the protein MSQPPGQRPPEGEFGAPYDPPAQPGYGFPPQGYAQPQPGPYQQPGPQPQPAPQPPPGPYQQPGPYAQPGLHQLPTHQYAAPAPRPPRGGPFRGRTAKIVGAVVAVALLAGGGIWFATAGNGDDDKPVAGPSHSAKPTAAPSPTGDEGKGKATGEPVISPEEETRTINAGAGSGEAKVRWLQRSGVDLPRYGDDVFGPWFAGDTVVRAMFHTVSGYSMADGTELWSLRLPTRMCGAPSRPTEDGKIVLGLRQDTTEGSDCDTLQMVDMRTGELGWRKSFVRKGLWDGLSDLAMAINGDTVTVGRTSRTEGFRVSDGKKLFGERTGTCQPFGLASGPVALAAVSCHTSDDQYKNQRLERIDPATGKTLWTYRLKTDKDWEIKQIYSADPPIVSLMSPDKWAVIVLNADGSYRSRLSGGPGDYEPKCDDDLGSLSGNLDNCLGVAADANTFYLKTKTDPEHDYVNKVAAFDLSTGKFRWSATSAPDQPLTPLRVEDGKLVMYVQPSRKKGGGIATLPATGGTPRFVLRHPASGAEMERGFFDPRVVYADGRSLLVQTRISGVDDGDEEETRSMVAFGN
- a CDS encoding ABC-F family ATP-binding cassette domain-containing protein, with protein sequence MAVNLINVEQVSKVYGTRALLDGVSLGVSEGDRIGVVGRNGDGKTTLIRMIAKLEEADTGRVTHSGGLRLGVLTQHDSLDPQATIRHEVIGDLADHEWAGSAKIRDVLTGLFGGLDLPGFADGLDTVIAPLSGGERRRIALAKLLIADQDLIVLDEPTNHLDVEGISWLAGHLRARRSALVCVTHDRWFLDQVCTRMWDVQRGTVHEYEGGYSDYVFARAERERIAATEETKRQNLMRKELAWLRRGAPARTAKPRYRIEAANELIADVPPPRDTSELMKFANARLGKTVFDLEDVTVQAGPKTLLTHLTWQLGPGDRVGLVGVNGAGKTSLLRALAEAARSEGEVQPAAGRIVVGKTVRLAYLSQEVHELDPNLRVLEAVQQVRDRVDLGKGREMTAGQLCEQFGFAKEKQWTPVGDLSGGERRRLQILRLLMDEPNVLFLDEPTNDLDIETLTQLEDLLDGWPGSMIVISHDRFFVERTTDRVMALLGDKSLRMLPRGIDEYLERRQRQAETSAPAAAAPAAASQTAAPAPAVSAQAARAAKKELQKVERQLEKMSTRETTLHAQIAEHATDFEKVAKLDAELRELVAERDVLEMRWLELAEDA
- a CDS encoding lipoprotein translates to MTLRTVRGLVPALLAAAVLTGCSSEPDTGDGAKAGKSAAPAVKAAAKGGTVGGAGSGCELPVTFDLAKDWKPKAVEIDPDSEFAELAKQGPVTMACEIDAKPAGRIGFLRVWQAKGSDASARKALEGFVGADNQPSKITYQQVTVGGLAVTEATYTTYSALLEEDMRAHAFAVATPKGPVVVGLDGMDEVEIGDMLPAYELAKKSVRVG
- a CDS encoding 4-(cytidine 5'-diphospho)-2-C-methyl-D-erythritol kinase gives rise to the protein MSVTVRVPAKVNVQLAVGAARPDGFHDLANVFLAVGLYDEVTVTPADSLRITCSGPDAAQVPLDASNLAARAASALAARHGIAPDVHIHIDKDIPVAGGMAGGSADGAGALLACDALWGTGTPREDLLALCAELGSDVPFSLVGGAALGTGRGELLTPVEVGGTFHWVFAVADGGLSTPAVYREFDRLTEGTRVPEPAASDALLDALRTGDAKALAATLGNDLQAPALSLRPSLAATLAAGTEAGALAALVSGSGPTTAFLTEDAAAADRVAAALTASGTCRTARTASSPARGATVV
- the rsmA gene encoding 16S rRNA (adenine(1518)-N(6)/adenine(1519)-N(6))-dimethyltransferase RsmA produces the protein MSTTEPDALLGPADVRELAATLGVRPTKQRGQNFVIDANTVRRIVRTAEVRPDDVVVEVGPGLGSLTLALLEVADRVVAVEIDDVLAAALPATVAARMPARADRFALVHSDAMLVRELPGPAPTALVANLPYNVAVPVLLTVLDRFPSIERTLVMVQAEVADRLAARPGNKVYGVPSVKANWYTDVKRAGSIGRKVFWPAPNVDSGLVSLVRRREPVATTASKEEVFAVVDAAFAQRRKTLRAALAGWAGSAPAAEAALLAAGVSPQARGESLTIEEFAAVAENKPTTTGNDTGTDTDTGIGTGTGTDTDTETGSAR